One Enterobacter asburiae genomic window, TTTTTGGCGTTTATGACGGTTATCTGGGCCTGTATGAAGATCGTATGGTTCAGCTCGACCGTTACAGCGTGTCTGACATGATCAACCGCGGCGGTACTTTCCTCGGTTCTGCACGCTTCCCGGAATTCCGTGATGAACACGTTCGTGAAGTGGCTATCGAAAACATGAAGAAACGCGGCCTGGACGCCCTGGTGGTTATCGGTGGTGACGGCTCCTACATGGGTGCAAAACGTCTGACCGAAATGGGTTTCCCGTGCATCGGTCTGCCGGGCACCATCGACAATGACATCAAAGGCACTGACTACACTATCGGCTTCTTTACTGCACTGGGTACCGTTGTTGAAGCGATTGACCGTCTGCGTGACACCTCGTCTTCTCACCAGCGTATCTCTATCGTTGAAGTGATGGGCCGTTACTGCGGCGACCTGACGCTGGCGGCAGCCATTGCGGGCGGTTGCGAATTTATCGTCGTGCCAGAAGTTGAATTTAGCCGTGAAGATCTGGTGGCTGAAATCAAAGCGGGCATCGCGAAAGGTAAAAAACACGCGATCGTGGCTATCACCGAGCACATCTGTGACGTTGACGAGCTGGCGAAGTACATCGAAGCCGAAACCAAACGCGAAACCCGCGCAACCGTACTGGGTCACATCCAGCGTGGC contains:
- the pfkA gene encoding 6-phosphofructokinase translates to MIKKIGVLTSGGDAPGMNAAIRGVVRAALTEGLEVFGVYDGYLGLYEDRMVQLDRYSVSDMINRGGTFLGSARFPEFRDEHVREVAIENMKKRGLDALVVIGGDGSYMGAKRLTEMGFPCIGLPGTIDNDIKGTDYTIGFFTALGTVVEAIDRLRDTSSSHQRISIVEVMGRYCGDLTLAAAIAGGCEFIVVPEVEFSREDLVAEIKAGIAKGKKHAIVAITEHICDVDELAKYIEAETKRETRATVLGHIQRGGSPGPYDRILASRMGAYAIDLLLQGHGGRCVGIQNEKLVHHDIIDAIENMKRPFKGDWLDCAKKLY